The Salmo salar chromosome ssa06, Ssal_v3.1, whole genome shotgun sequence genome window below encodes:
- the ifi44b gene encoding interferon-induced protein 44 isoform X2, with amino-acid sequence MQLFKSTTPPMPTAAFDKEWRITPWGQKEVILQKLKDYVPGNPDIKSIRVFLHGPVGAGKSSLINFINSVFQGRITSIALADSAIAAESFTIKYQTHKIEKGKHGIYYPIVFNDVMGLEESSGKGVHKDDIINALKGHVKEGHKFNPMSPLSEEDPGYIKIPSSEDRVHCLVSVMPADKMAFLGKHVIQKMRDIRLAAADMGIPQMVVLTRVDEACPSVRKDVKNIYLSKYIKEKMEQCSTELGVPVNCILPVKNYHEEIDLNEDMDVLLLRALRQMVDFADDFIKNIPLKITPQGN; translated from the exons ATGCAGCTGTTTAAATCAACTACACCACCTATGCCTACTGCAG CTTTTGACAAGGAATGGAGGATCACACCCTGGGG TCAGAAAGAGGTAATACTGCAGAAATTGAAAGACTATGTTCCTGGAAACCCTGATATTAAGAGTATCCGAGTCTTCCTCCATGGACCAGTCGGAGCGGGCAAGTCCAGCCTTATCAACTTCATCAACAGTGTCTTTCAGGGTCGCATTACCAGCATCGCACTAGCTGACAGTGCTATTGCAGCTGAAAGCTTCACCATAAAA TACCAAACCCACAAAATTGAAAAAGGGAAACATGGAATCTACTACCCCATCGTCTTCAATGATGTCATGGGTCTGGAGGAAAGCAGTGGCAAAGGTGTGCATAAGGATGACATCATCAACGCCCTAAAGGGCCATGTAAAAGAGGGCCACAAG TTTAATCCCATGTCACCGTTATCAGAAGAGGATCCTGGCTACATAAAGATCCCCAGTTCAGAAGACAGAGTTCACTGTCTAGTCAGTGTCATGCCAGCTGATAAAATGGCTTTCTTGGGAAAACATGTCATCCAGAAGATGAGGGACATCAGACTAGCTGCCGCTGATATGG GGATTCCCCAAATGGTTGTTCTCACCAGAGTGGATGAAGCCTGTCCATCAGTAAGGAAAGACGTGAAGAACATCTATCTGAGCAAGTACATAAAGGAGaaa ATGGAGCAGTGCAGTACCGAACTGGGAGTACCAGTGAACTGCATCCTGCCTGTGAAGAACTACCATGAGGAAATTGACTtgaatgaagacatggatgtgcTGCTATTGAGAGCACTGAGACAGATGGTGGACTTTGCAGATGACTTCATCAAAAATATCCCTCTCAAAATAACCCCACAAGGTAACTGA
- the ifi44b gene encoding interferon-induced protein 44 isoform X1: MTQTQKTKLKYCQRGVKSCVNIAMTLFWDILKYLRIIFLWITGMQLFKSTTPPMPTAAFDKEWRITPWGQKEVILQKLKDYVPGNPDIKSIRVFLHGPVGAGKSSLINFINSVFQGRITSIALADSAIAAESFTIKYQTHKIEKGKHGIYYPIVFNDVMGLEESSGKGVHKDDIINALKGHVKEGHKFNPMSPLSEEDPGYIKIPSSEDRVHCLVSVMPADKMAFLGKHVIQKMRDIRLAAADMGIPQMVVLTRVDEACPSVRKDVKNIYLSKYIKEKMEQCSTELGVPVNCILPVKNYHEEIDLNEDMDVLLLRALRQMVDFADDFIKNIPLKITPQGN, translated from the exons ATGACGCAGACACAAAAAACGAAACTAAAATATTGTCAGAGGGGTGTGAAAAGCTGTGTTAATATAGCCATGACACTTTTTTGGGACATCCTTAAATACTTGAGAATTATTTTTCTTTGGATAACAG GGATGCAGCTGTTTAAATCAACTACACCACCTATGCCTACTGCAG CTTTTGACAAGGAATGGAGGATCACACCCTGGGG TCAGAAAGAGGTAATACTGCAGAAATTGAAAGACTATGTTCCTGGAAACCCTGATATTAAGAGTATCCGAGTCTTCCTCCATGGACCAGTCGGAGCGGGCAAGTCCAGCCTTATCAACTTCATCAACAGTGTCTTTCAGGGTCGCATTACCAGCATCGCACTAGCTGACAGTGCTATTGCAGCTGAAAGCTTCACCATAAAA TACCAAACCCACAAAATTGAAAAAGGGAAACATGGAATCTACTACCCCATCGTCTTCAATGATGTCATGGGTCTGGAGGAAAGCAGTGGCAAAGGTGTGCATAAGGATGACATCATCAACGCCCTAAAGGGCCATGTAAAAGAGGGCCACAAG TTTAATCCCATGTCACCGTTATCAGAAGAGGATCCTGGCTACATAAAGATCCCCAGTTCAGAAGACAGAGTTCACTGTCTAGTCAGTGTCATGCCAGCTGATAAAATGGCTTTCTTGGGAAAACATGTCATCCAGAAGATGAGGGACATCAGACTAGCTGCCGCTGATATGG GGATTCCCCAAATGGTTGTTCTCACCAGAGTGGATGAAGCCTGTCCATCAGTAAGGAAAGACGTGAAGAACATCTATCTGAGCAAGTACATAAAGGAGaaa ATGGAGCAGTGCAGTACCGAACTGGGAGTACCAGTGAACTGCATCCTGCCTGTGAAGAACTACCATGAGGAAATTGACTtgaatgaagacatggatgtgcTGCTATTGAGAGCACTGAGACAGATGGTGGACTTTGCAGATGACTTCATCAAAAATATCCCTCTCAAAATAACCCCACAAGGTAACTGA